In one Winogradskyella sp. MH6 genomic region, the following are encoded:
- a CDS encoding YdeI/OmpD-associated family protein: MKKVSSVEEYIEVNAHFAEELTILRDILNSTELEETLKWSAPTYTLNSKNVIGLGAFKHHFGIWFFQGVFLKDDANLLINAQENKTKALRQMRFESKADINKSAVLNYVKEAIENQRLGKEMKPQRNTKPVVIPQELENVLSKNDELKQAFEKLSASCKREYCEHISEAKREATKTKRLEKIIPMILEQKGLHDKYKNC; the protein is encoded by the coding sequence ATGAAAAAAGTCTCATCCGTTGAAGAATACATAGAAGTGAATGCGCACTTTGCTGAAGAGCTTACTATTCTCCGTGATATCCTTAACTCTACAGAATTAGAAGAAACCCTTAAATGGAGTGCTCCTACTTATACATTAAATAGTAAAAACGTTATTGGCTTAGGCGCTTTTAAACATCATTTTGGCATATGGTTTTTTCAAGGTGTATTTTTAAAAGATGATGCCAACCTACTTATCAACGCTCAAGAAAACAAGACCAAAGCTTTACGGCAAATGCGGTTTGAATCTAAAGCGGATATCAACAAGAGTGCGGTTTTAAATTATGTAAAGGAAGCTATTGAAAATCAACGTTTAGGCAAAGAAATGAAACCCCAACGTAATACGAAGCCAGTAGTAATTCCACAAGAATTAGAAAATGTCTTATCAAAAAATGATGAGCTAAAACAAGCTTTTGAAAAGCTGTCAGCATCATGTAAGCGCGAATATTGTGAACACATATCTGAAGCCAAAAGAGAAGCTACCAAAACTAAACGCTTAGAGAAAATTATTCCTATGATTTTGGAACAAAAAGGCTTGCATGATAAATACAAAAACTGCTAA
- a CDS encoding T9SS type A sorting domain-containing protein gives MKNSHYIIFTFTFLLLFIHIKPHVRNSGRSYENVNFEITSVSPANDLTSLGQLRLSLYESSALVNNETAADGVLILFDTNGNNDVDANDAPDITNLDENFSINNNGVLLSIESRAAPVDQEEIQLEVNTYRNTNYTIVGEGISMQDAVAFLYDNYTGASTEIPQNGTINYDYSIDSGIAESIASNRFKIIFVVETLSISNSDLDEILLYPNPIHLGKFYINIPLGMDDLNVSIYNILGSKLYSVSGYTGGSTINIDTDDMLSEGTYFVEFKSQGKTMVKKLVVN, from the coding sequence ATGAAGAATTCACATTATATCATCTTTACGTTCACATTTTTACTTTTATTTATTCATATTAAACCTCATGTGAGAAACTCAGGGAGGAGCTATGAAAATGTGAATTTTGAAATTACATCAGTTTCACCAGCAAATGATTTAACAAGTCTAGGGCAATTACGATTATCACTTTACGAAAGTAGTGCTTTAGTAAATAACGAAACCGCTGCAGATGGAGTGTTGATTTTGTTTGATACCAATGGTAATAATGATGTCGATGCCAATGATGCTCCAGATATTACAAATCTTGACGAAAATTTTTCTATTAATAACAATGGTGTATTACTGAGTATAGAAAGTAGAGCAGCTCCAGTAGATCAAGAAGAAATTCAGTTAGAGGTTAATACCTACCGAAATACTAACTATACAATAGTGGGAGAAGGTATTTCTATGCAAGATGCTGTTGCATTTCTTTACGATAATTACACGGGTGCTAGTACTGAAATTCCACAAAATGGAACAATAAATTACGACTATTCTATTGATTCTGGTATTGCTGAGTCGATTGCTAGTAATCGTTTTAAAATTATTTTTGTTGTCGAAACATTATCCATTAGTAATAGTGATTTAGATGAGATATTGCTATATCCCAACCCAATTCATCTAGGTAAGTTTTATATAAACATTCCATTGGGTATGGATGATCTTAATGTTTCTATATACAACATATTAGGGTCTAAGTTGTATTCTGTTAGTGGATATACAGGAGGTAGTACAATAAATATTGATACGGATGATATGCTAAGTGAGGGTACTTACTTTGTGGAGTTTAAATCTCAAGGTAAAACAATGGTTAAGAAGTTGGTTGTTAATTGA
- the nusB gene encoding transcription antitermination factor NusB, with translation MLNRRHIRIKVMQSLYAFKGHESDDLAKDEKFLMHSLDGMLDLYFSILALLTELHKKSKNYNEKLQKKLLGSDSDRNPNTKFQDNLLLNIISDNKMLQEVISKRKLNFWDLDFEYVDILFKDIKNSKLYEDYISNPETDLKTDKKFIIDIYTEIIAPNDKLYDYFEDKKLTWVDDFPVVNTVLLKVLGKIKLTSPETKLIPDLYKDEDDKEFAKELFKKTILNNSKFAEEISKKTTNWDTERLASLDGLLLKMALCEFQKFPSIPHKVTINEYLEIAKEYSTPKSSLFINGILDKIVKEYQSKALHPKTGRGLM, from the coding sequence ATGCTTAACAGAAGACACATTAGAATAAAAGTAATGCAATCGTTGTATGCTTTTAAAGGCCATGAAAGTGATGATTTGGCAAAAGACGAAAAATTTTTAATGCACAGTTTAGACGGCATGTTAGATCTATACTTTTCTATCCTAGCTTTGTTAACAGAGCTGCACAAAAAGAGTAAGAACTATAATGAAAAACTCCAGAAAAAGTTATTAGGTTCAGATTCAGACAGAAACCCAAACACCAAGTTTCAGGATAATTTATTGCTAAATATTATTAGTGATAATAAAATGCTGCAAGAGGTTATTTCAAAACGAAAATTAAACTTTTGGGATCTCGATTTTGAGTATGTAGATATACTTTTCAAAGATATTAAAAACAGTAAGCTCTATGAAGATTACATAAGTAATCCTGAAACAGATTTAAAAACTGATAAAAAATTCATCATAGATATTTACACAGAAATTATAGCACCTAACGATAAGCTTTATGATTATTTTGAAGATAAAAAGCTTACTTGGGTAGATGATTTCCCTGTGGTAAACACAGTACTTTTAAAAGTGTTGGGCAAAATAAAACTTACTTCACCAGAAACTAAGTTAATTCCTGACTTATACAAGGACGAAGACGATAAAGAATTTGCAAAAGAATTATTCAAAAAAACAATATTGAATAACTCAAAATTTGCTGAAGAGATTTCTAAAAAAACCACAAACTGGGATACGGAGCGTCTAGCAAGTTTAGATGGTTTGTTGTTGAAAATGGCATTGTGTGAGTTTCAAAAATTCCCGTCTATTCCACACAAGGTAACCATTAACGAATACCTAGAAATAGCTAAAGAATACTCAACACCAAAAAGTAGCTTATTCATCAATGGTATACTAGACAAAATCGTAAAAGAATACCAATCCAAAGCCTTACATCCTAAAACAGGAAGAGGTTTAATGTAA
- the yajC gene encoding preprotein translocase subunit YajC yields MEGLGSFLPFIAIFAVMYFFMIAPQMKRQKQEKKFASELKRGDRIITKSGMHGKVVELNDKDNSCVIETLAGKIKFDRSAISMEMSKKLNEPAKVK; encoded by the coding sequence ATGGAAGGATTAGGTTCATTTTTACCATTTATAGCCATTTTCGCTGTGATGTATTTCTTTATGATTGCACCACAAATGAAACGTCAGAAACAAGAAAAAAAGTTTGCTAGCGAATTGAAACGTGGAGATCGTATAATTACCAAAAGTGGAATGCACGGCAAAGTTGTAGAGTTAAACGATAAGGATAACAGTTGCGTTATTGAAACGTTAGCTGGAAAAATTAAATTTGATCGCTCTGCAATTTCAATGGAAATGAGTAAAAAGCTAAACGAACCAGCCAAAGTAAAGTAA
- a CDS encoding DUF1573 domain-containing protein encodes MKKIILGFSALCMVAFTSCKEDAASKVNSENVAVAAERDANAGNFPVMNLDKTVHDFGTIENGTPVETIFKYTNTGNSMLVVSNIKSTCGCTVPSNYTREVAPGETGEFTVKFNGKGNGKVTKSLTITSNTEKGTEVVKITANVNNPEAAKKAAERKAAAQSATPTNPMLNAKKTSTKPGHEGHNHD; translated from the coding sequence ATGAAAAAGATTATCCTAGGATTTAGTGCATTATGCATGGTAGCTTTTACTTCTTGTAAAGAAGATGCAGCTAGTAAAGTAAATTCAGAAAATGTAGCTGTTGCTGCAGAGAGAGATGCCAATGCTGGTAACTTCCCAGTAATGAATTTAGATAAAACTGTACACGATTTTGGTACAATTGAAAATGGTACTCCAGTAGAAACAATTTTTAAGTATACAAACACTGGTAACTCTATGCTTGTAGTAAGTAATATTAAGAGTACATGTGGTTGTACTGTACCATCTAATTATACAAGAGAAGTTGCACCAGGAGAAACAGGTGAGTTTACTGTGAAGTTTAATGGTAAAGGAAATGGTAAAGTAACTAAGTCTTTAACAATTACTTCTAATACAGAAAAAGGTACTGAGGTTGTTAAAATTACAGCAAATGTAAATAACCCTGAAGCAGCAAAAAAAGCAGCAGAAAGAAAGGCAGCAGCACAGAGTGCTACACCAACAAATCCAATGCTTAACGCAAAAAAAACATCTACTAAGCCTGGTCACGAAGGGCATAACCACGACTAA
- a CDS encoding Glu/Leu/Phe/Val family dehydrogenase, producing MTSELISSKELSKADPVFGQVSFDDHEQIVFCNDKDTGLKAIIGIHNTVLGPALGGTRMWNYSNEWEALNDVLRLSRGMTFKSAITGLNLGGGKAVIIGDAKTQKTPELMRRFGEFVHSLSGKYITAEDVGMATEDMDTVREVTPYVTGISESKGGAGNPSPITAYGVFMGMKAAAKFKYGSDVLEDKSVYVQGIGHVGEALVEHLINEGAKVTIADINQERLEEIRSKYGATIYGGNDIYSEPMDIYAPCALGATINDDTIYRLQADIIAGAANNQLAEEDKHGRILQDRGIVYAPDFLINAGGIINVYAELENYDRQEIMRKTENIYNTTLEILDNAKVNSLTTHAAALNIARERIETRKRENSK from the coding sequence ATGACTTCAGAATTAATAAGTTCTAAGGAACTTTCAAAAGCAGATCCTGTATTTGGTCAGGTTTCATTTGATGACCACGAACAAATCGTTTTCTGCAACGACAAAGATACTGGTTTAAAAGCTATAATTGGTATTCACAATACTGTTTTAGGTCCTGCTTTAGGAGGTACCAGAATGTGGAATTATAGCAATGAGTGGGAAGCACTTAACGATGTGCTACGTCTTTCTCGTGGAATGACCTTTAAATCTGCTATAACAGGATTAAATCTTGGTGGTGGTAAGGCTGTTATCATAGGAGATGCAAAAACGCAAAAAACACCAGAGTTGATGCGTCGTTTTGGTGAGTTTGTACACTCTTTAAGTGGTAAATATATTACCGCTGAAGATGTAGGTATGGCAACCGAAGATATGGATACGGTAAGAGAAGTAACTCCATATGTTACAGGTATTTCAGAAAGTAAAGGTGGTGCTGGTAACCCTTCGCCAATTACAGCTTACGGCGTATTTATGGGTATGAAAGCTGCAGCAAAATTCAAATACGGTTCTGATGTGTTAGAAGACAAGTCGGTATACGTACAAGGTATTGGTCATGTTGGTGAAGCGCTTGTGGAGCATCTTATTAATGAAGGTGCAAAAGTTACTATTGCAGATATCAATCAAGAGCGTTTAGAAGAAATACGTTCTAAGTATGGTGCAACTATATATGGTGGTAATGATATTTATAGTGAGCCTATGGATATTTATGCACCTTGTGCTTTGGGAGCTACCATAAATGATGATACGATATACAGATTACAAGCTGATATTATTGCAGGTGCTGCAAACAACCAGTTGGCAGAAGAAGATAAACACGGTAGAATTTTACAAGATAGAGGTATTGTTTATGCACCAGATTTTTTAATTAATGCAGGCGGAATTATTAATGTTTATGCAGAGTTAGAAAATTACGACAGACAAGAAATAATGCGTAAAACGGAAAATATTTATAATACTACGCTAGAGATTTTAGATAATGCTAAAGTTAACAGCCTAACAACACATGCTGCGGCATTAAATATAGCAAGAGAGCGTATAGAAACTCGTAAAAGAGAAAATTCTAAATAA